Proteins encoded in a region of the Esox lucius isolate fEsoLuc1 chromosome 9, fEsoLuc1.pri, whole genome shotgun sequence genome:
- the LOC105012023 gene encoding Fc receptor-like protein 5 isoform X4, producing the protein MARRAGRTYLVKEEQGLHLLSILVLAGLVSAVAGGSPPPDLIGPDKAYLKSVVVFQCKSPGSPAPIAFELLKDGSPVKTRVVPDNDQEAVFRLKISETSEGSYQCRVTTGGTINHSGMIHLQVIILVSGAHVTSDPQPPVLYEGSRLTLSCDVRAGSHLSYTWFHNRQEVTSLPTSPLNPRLLLGNTLIVENVTAEHAGNYYCIARTMLMDRRFSSSSEVNIKVKAHLSVPQISFTISKEGSSYRCNVTCRSSRGTPPVTFRLLLDNVEVGSEVSGESLVAWFPVPVVPGQDMGVLLCRVENDAQLLTSEPLTLEVVPVGGSVTVDIEYLYRFDSKMSAARLQCHLSFGTFPSFSWSLNGSLLFGCCEGSTSHALADAGRTLLLAEITPENSGYYRCRTKDSYDNASAWVESEPVLVQITEVTMATIEVIAIVFCCFLMLTLAGGVACVTRMLRNPRVSLSLP; encoded by the exons ATGGCGCGCCGTGCAGGAAGAACTTACCTTGTAAAGGAGGAACAAGGACTTCATTTACTCTCCATTTTAG TTTTGGCTGGTCTGGTCTCTGCAGTGG CGGGTGGGTCCCCTCCTCCTGATCTGATTGGTCCAGACAAGGCCTACCTGAAGTCCGTGGTGGTGTTCCAGTGTAAGTCGCCTGGGTCGCCGGCGCCAATCGCATTCGAGCTCCTGAAGGACGGAAGCCCAGTCAAAACGAGGGTCGTCCCAGACAACGACCAGGAAGCGGTGTTTCGCCTGAAGATCTCTGAGACGTCAGAGGGATCGTACCAATGCAGAGTCACGACAGGGGGGACCATAAACCACAGTGGAATGATCCATCTGCAAGTAATCA TTCTGGTCTCAGGCGCCCATGTGACATCTGACCCTCAGCCCCCTGTCCTCTACGAGGGGTCACGGCTCACCCTCAGCTGTGATGTCAGAGCTGGCTCCCACCTCTCCTACACCTGGTTCCACAACCgacaggaagtgacatcatTGCCAACGTCACCTTTGAACCCGCGCCTGTTGTTGGGAAACACGCTGATTGTGGAGAATGTCAcagcagagcatgctgggaactaTTACTGCATAGCCAGGACCATGTTGATGGACAGAAGGTTCTCCAGCAGCAGTGAGGTCAACATCAAGGTCAAAG ctcACCTCTCTGTACCACAAATCTCCTTCACCATCTCCAAAGAGGGTTCAAGTTACCGTTGCAACGTGACCTGCAGGTCATCCAGAGGAACCCCTCCTGTGACCTTCCGCCTCCTTCTTGACAATGTGGAGGTGGGTTCCGAAGTGTCAGGGGAGTCGCTGGTTGCCTGGTTCCCTGTTCCCGTGGTTCCAGGTCAAGACATGGGCGTGTTGCTTTGCCGGGTAGAAAATGATGCTCAGCTACTGACGagtgagcctctaactctgGAAGTGG TCCCAGTTGGCGGCTCGGTGACAGTCGACATTGAGTATCTCTACCGGTTCGATTCCAAGATGTCCGCCGCTCGTCTCCAGTGCCACCTGAGCTTCGGCACCTTTCCGTCcttctcctggtccctcaacgGCTCGCTCCTCTTCGGCTGCTGCGAGGGAAGCACCTCTCACGCCCTGGCGGATGCCGGGCGGACCCTGCTCCTCGCCGAGATCACCCCAGAGAATTCTGGGTATTACCGGTGCAGGACGAAAGACAGTTACGACAACGCGTCAGCCTGGGTGGAGAGTGAACCTGTCCTGGTGCAGATCACTG AGGTTACCATGGCAACCATAGAGGTCATCGCCATAGTGTTCTGCTGTTTCCTAATGCTGACCCTGGCTGGGGGCGTCGCCTGCGTGACGAGAATGCTCCGTAATCCCAGAG tctctctctctctcccctag
- the LOC105012023 gene encoding Fc receptor-like protein 5 isoform X2: MARRAGRTYLVKEEQGLHLLSILVLAGLVSAVAGGSPPPDLIGPDKAYLKSVVVFQCKSPGSPAPIAFELLKDGSPVKTRVVPDNDQEAVFRLKISETSEGSYQCRVTTGGTINHSGMIHLQVIILVSGAHVTSDPQPPVLYEGSRLTLSCDVRAGSHLSYTWFHNRQEVTSLPTSPLNPRLLLGNTLIVENVTAEHAGNYYCIARTMLMDRRFSSSSEVNIKVKAHLSVPQISFTISKEGSSYRCNVTCRSSRGTPPVTFRLLLDNVEVGSEVSGESLVAWFPVPVVPGQDMGVLLCRVENDAQLLTSEPLTLEVVPVGGSVTVDIEYLYRFDSKMSAARLQCHLSFGTFPSFSWSLNGSLLFGCCEGSTSHALADAGRTLLLAEITPENSGYYRCRTKDSYDNASAWVESEPVLVQITEVTMATIEVIAIVFCCFLMLTLAGGVACVTRMLRNPRECVQSSQQPEERRFSDNFCIIRPPLPLSEVTSGTALKRLDSCSADNDVSCVDSDLQNQTLEITI, translated from the exons ATGGCGCGCCGTGCAGGAAGAACTTACCTTGTAAAGGAGGAACAAGGACTTCATTTACTCTCCATTTTAG TTTTGGCTGGTCTGGTCTCTGCAGTGG CGGGTGGGTCCCCTCCTCCTGATCTGATTGGTCCAGACAAGGCCTACCTGAAGTCCGTGGTGGTGTTCCAGTGTAAGTCGCCTGGGTCGCCGGCGCCAATCGCATTCGAGCTCCTGAAGGACGGAAGCCCAGTCAAAACGAGGGTCGTCCCAGACAACGACCAGGAAGCGGTGTTTCGCCTGAAGATCTCTGAGACGTCAGAGGGATCGTACCAATGCAGAGTCACGACAGGGGGGACCATAAACCACAGTGGAATGATCCATCTGCAAGTAATCA TTCTGGTCTCAGGCGCCCATGTGACATCTGACCCTCAGCCCCCTGTCCTCTACGAGGGGTCACGGCTCACCCTCAGCTGTGATGTCAGAGCTGGCTCCCACCTCTCCTACACCTGGTTCCACAACCgacaggaagtgacatcatTGCCAACGTCACCTTTGAACCCGCGCCTGTTGTTGGGAAACACGCTGATTGTGGAGAATGTCAcagcagagcatgctgggaactaTTACTGCATAGCCAGGACCATGTTGATGGACAGAAGGTTCTCCAGCAGCAGTGAGGTCAACATCAAGGTCAAAG ctcACCTCTCTGTACCACAAATCTCCTTCACCATCTCCAAAGAGGGTTCAAGTTACCGTTGCAACGTGACCTGCAGGTCATCCAGAGGAACCCCTCCTGTGACCTTCCGCCTCCTTCTTGACAATGTGGAGGTGGGTTCCGAAGTGTCAGGGGAGTCGCTGGTTGCCTGGTTCCCTGTTCCCGTGGTTCCAGGTCAAGACATGGGCGTGTTGCTTTGCCGGGTAGAAAATGATGCTCAGCTACTGACGagtgagcctctaactctgGAAGTGG TCCCAGTTGGCGGCTCGGTGACAGTCGACATTGAGTATCTCTACCGGTTCGATTCCAAGATGTCCGCCGCTCGTCTCCAGTGCCACCTGAGCTTCGGCACCTTTCCGTCcttctcctggtccctcaacgGCTCGCTCCTCTTCGGCTGCTGCGAGGGAAGCACCTCTCACGCCCTGGCGGATGCCGGGCGGACCCTGCTCCTCGCCGAGATCACCCCAGAGAATTCTGGGTATTACCGGTGCAGGACGAAAGACAGTTACGACAACGCGTCAGCCTGGGTGGAGAGTGAACCTGTCCTGGTGCAGATCACTG AGGTTACCATGGCAACCATAGAGGTCATCGCCATAGTGTTCTGCTGTTTCCTAATGCTGACCCTGGCTGGGGGCGTCGCCTGCGTGACGAGAATGCTCCGTAATCCCAGAG aATGTGTTCAAAGCAGCCAGCAGCCAGA GGAAAGAAGATTCAGTGATAATTTCTGCATCATCCGACCCCCACTTCCTCTATCTGAGGTCACGTCTGGAACGGCACTCAAGCGGCTGGACAGTTGTTCTGCTGACAATGATGTGTCCTGTGTTGACAGCGATTTACAGAATCAG ACCCTTGAGATCACCATTTGA
- the tmc8 gene encoding transmembrane channel-like protein 7 has translation MVDKEYPSINFQRLISDESCGSAVLEESCFYLQAEILNQLPSSLAQQNIHHQHQDRGTKETLISGEKHPGQARGASNRASTVPLKYLPACMQRKRELRDLRNQQRSTIGRWESWRRSQSINMRRLGEHVGGAISSLLPWSHTLHSIEGRFGAGVKAYFVFLRYLVYLNILRGLIIGGTILTPTAMYSRNNWGLQTFQGNDSLLDFFLGSGFLERSPVFYGFYSRGSLELPCFNTPLLFLLGTLSVFILSLIMVVRRTVVGYKHTWLLDNRYNIHMSFKVFCGWDFCIQDPEVAAIKLSFIRNDLKSYLEEERFQLRDAMRTLMERLRLYLLRVFLNILVMALLGGAFTLIYYATLLSMDQQHNWFLSLLFQYLPPIFITLANFTLPHIFRWIAVFEDYSLAVQVNTTLVRSIFLKLACLGIYLFFLIKYIKNTETDQCWENQFGKEMYKLCMFDFLTCFFKAFFVSYPVKLLVSRHPSCWLARLLGQQYFLIPFNVLDLVYGETVSWVGLFYCPLLPYIGTAKLVAVFYIKKFVVLQCCVPAQRMFRASSSSVLFNVMLLLGLIMAAITLGTNLHRFVPSSGCGPFAGSKTVFNVTAVCVDVLPRPAQTAVRYLTSETFFYFLILAQTVLLTSYESRRRAIAKAIERLKDMLVMTSSDKHFLLKQNTLSLRRQRKKSKSPAVAPGSEEASSTPQTLTPERPL, from the exons aTGGTAGACAAAGAGTACCCCAGCATCAACTTTCAGAGGCTCATATCGG ACGAGAGCTGTGGCTCCGCGGTGCTGGAGGAGTCATGCTTCTACCTCCAGGCCGAGATCCTAAACCAGCTCCCCAGCTCCTTGGCCCAGCAGAACATCCACCACCAACACCAGGACAGGGGGACCAAGGAGACACTGATCTCGGGAGAGAAGCACCCTGGCCAGGCCAGAGGAGCCAGTAACCGGGCCTCAACCGTGCCGCTCAAATATCTGCCCGCTTGTatgcagaggaagagagagcttCG GGACCTGAGGAACCAACAAAGGTCTACTATTGGCCGATGGGAATCATGGAGGAGGAGCCAGAGTATAAACATGAGAAGACTTGGGGAACATGTGGGCGGAGCTATCTCAAGTCTGCTGCCATGGAGCCACACCCTTCACTCCATCGAAG GTAGATTCGGAGCAGGTGTGAAGGCCTACTTTGTGTTCCTGAGGTACCTGGTCTACCTGAACATCCTACGTGGACTGATCATAGGAGGCACCATACTCACCCCCACAGCCATGTACAGCAGAAACAACTGGG GTTTACAGACTTTTCAAGGCAATGACTCGCTTTTGGACTTCTTCCTTGGTTCG GGTTTCCTAGAGCGTTCTCCAGTGTTCTATGGGTTCTACTCGCGTGGCTCTTTGGAGCTGCCTTGTTTCAACACACCCCTGCTCTTCTTGCTGGGAaccctctctgtcttcatccTCAGTCTAATCATGGTGGTCCGCag GACGGTCGTCGGCTACAAGCACACGTGGTTGCTAGACAACCGCTACAACATCCACATGAGCTTCAAGGTGTTCTGCGGCTGGGACTTCTGTATCCAGGACCCAGAGGTCGCCGCCATCAAGCTGAGCTTCATCCGGAACGATCTGAAG tcataCCTAGAGGAGGAGAGGTTCCAGCTGCGTGATGCCATGAGGACGCTGATGGAGCGGTTGCGCCTGTACCTCCTGCGGGTGTTCCTCAACATCTTGGTCATGGCTCTCCTGGGCGGAGCCTTTACTCTGATCTACTACGCCACCTTGCTGTCAATGGACCAGCAG CACAACTGGTTCCTCAGCCTGCTCTTCCAGTACCTCCCTCCCATTTTCATAACGCTGGCCAACTTCACCCTCCCCCACATCTTCCGCTGGATCGCGGTCTTCGAGGATTATTCCCTGGCTGTACAGGTCAACACCACCCTCGTCAG GAGTATCTTCCTAAAGCTGGCGTGTCTGGGAATCTATCTGTTCTTCCTCATAAAATACATCAAAAACACCGAAACA gatcAGTGCTGGGAGAACCAGTTTGGGAAAGAGATGTACAAGCTGTGTATGTTCGATTTCCTGACGTGTTTCTTCAAAGCCTTCTTCGTTTCCTATCCTGTTAA GTTGTTGGTGAGCCGTCACCCATCCTGCTGGCTGGCACGGTTGCTAGGGCAACAGTACTTCCTGATCCCGTTCAATGTCCTGGACCTGGTGTACGGTGAGACAGTCAGCTGGGTCGGACTGTTCtactgccccctgctgccctacATAGGTACTGCCAAGCTGGTTGCCGTCTTCTACATCAAGAAG TTCGTGGTTCTCCAGTGCTGTGTCCCGGCCCAGAGAATGTTCCGGGCTTCCAGTTCTTCTGTTCTGTTTAACGTCATGTTACTACTGGGTCTCATCATGGCCGCCATCACCTTGGGGACCAACCTACACAG GTTTGTCCCATCCTCTGGCTGTGGTCCGTTCGCTGGCAGTAAAACGGTGTTCAATGTGACAGCGGTGTGTGTGGACGTCTTACCACGACCGGCCCAGACCGCCGTGCGCTACCTGACCTCAGAGACCTTCTTCTACTTTCTGATCCTTGCACAGAC TGTTCTTCTGACCTCCTATGAGTCACGGCGGCGAGCCATTGCGAAGGCCATCGAGAGACTGAAGGACATGCTTGTGATG ACCAGCTCGGATAAACATTTCTTACTGAAGCAGAACACTCTGTCACTCAGACGCCAGAGGAAGAAATCAAAGTCCCCCGCCGTTGCCCCAGGCTCGGAAGAGGCCAGCTCTACCCCTCAAACTCTGACCCCTGAAAGACCCCTCTGA
- the LOC105012023 gene encoding Fc receptor-like protein 5 isoform X1, whose protein sequence is MARRAGRTYLVKEEQGLHLLSILVLAGLVSAVAGGSPPPDLIGPDKAYLKSVVVFQCKSPGSPAPIAFELLKDGSPVKTRVVPDNDQEAVFRLKISETSEGSYQCRVTTGGTINHSGMIHLQVIILVSGAHVTSDPQPPVLYEGSRLTLSCDVRAGSHLSYTWFHNRQEVTSLPTSPLNPRLLLGNTLIVENVTAEHAGNYYCIARTMLMDRRFSSSSEVNIKVKAHLSVPQISFTISKEGSSYRCNVTCRSSRGTPPVTFRLLLDNVEVGSEVSGESLVAWFPVPVVPGQDMGVLLCRVENDAQLLTSEPLTLEVVPVGGSVTVDIEYLYRFDSKMSAARLQCHLSFGTFPSFSWSLNGSLLFGCCEGSTSHALADAGRTLLLAEITPENSGYYRCRTKDSYDNASAWVESEPVLVQITEVTMATIEVIAIVFCCFLMLTLAGGVACVTRMLRNPRECVQSSQQPEPRDPQLHIWERRFSDNFCIIRPPLPLSEVTSGTALKRLDSCSADNDVSCVDSDLQNQTLEITI, encoded by the exons ATGGCGCGCCGTGCAGGAAGAACTTACCTTGTAAAGGAGGAACAAGGACTTCATTTACTCTCCATTTTAG TTTTGGCTGGTCTGGTCTCTGCAGTGG CGGGTGGGTCCCCTCCTCCTGATCTGATTGGTCCAGACAAGGCCTACCTGAAGTCCGTGGTGGTGTTCCAGTGTAAGTCGCCTGGGTCGCCGGCGCCAATCGCATTCGAGCTCCTGAAGGACGGAAGCCCAGTCAAAACGAGGGTCGTCCCAGACAACGACCAGGAAGCGGTGTTTCGCCTGAAGATCTCTGAGACGTCAGAGGGATCGTACCAATGCAGAGTCACGACAGGGGGGACCATAAACCACAGTGGAATGATCCATCTGCAAGTAATCA TTCTGGTCTCAGGCGCCCATGTGACATCTGACCCTCAGCCCCCTGTCCTCTACGAGGGGTCACGGCTCACCCTCAGCTGTGATGTCAGAGCTGGCTCCCACCTCTCCTACACCTGGTTCCACAACCgacaggaagtgacatcatTGCCAACGTCACCTTTGAACCCGCGCCTGTTGTTGGGAAACACGCTGATTGTGGAGAATGTCAcagcagagcatgctgggaactaTTACTGCATAGCCAGGACCATGTTGATGGACAGAAGGTTCTCCAGCAGCAGTGAGGTCAACATCAAGGTCAAAG ctcACCTCTCTGTACCACAAATCTCCTTCACCATCTCCAAAGAGGGTTCAAGTTACCGTTGCAACGTGACCTGCAGGTCATCCAGAGGAACCCCTCCTGTGACCTTCCGCCTCCTTCTTGACAATGTGGAGGTGGGTTCCGAAGTGTCAGGGGAGTCGCTGGTTGCCTGGTTCCCTGTTCCCGTGGTTCCAGGTCAAGACATGGGCGTGTTGCTTTGCCGGGTAGAAAATGATGCTCAGCTACTGACGagtgagcctctaactctgGAAGTGG TCCCAGTTGGCGGCTCGGTGACAGTCGACATTGAGTATCTCTACCGGTTCGATTCCAAGATGTCCGCCGCTCGTCTCCAGTGCCACCTGAGCTTCGGCACCTTTCCGTCcttctcctggtccctcaacgGCTCGCTCCTCTTCGGCTGCTGCGAGGGAAGCACCTCTCACGCCCTGGCGGATGCCGGGCGGACCCTGCTCCTCGCCGAGATCACCCCAGAGAATTCTGGGTATTACCGGTGCAGGACGAAAGACAGTTACGACAACGCGTCAGCCTGGGTGGAGAGTGAACCTGTCCTGGTGCAGATCACTG AGGTTACCATGGCAACCATAGAGGTCATCGCCATAGTGTTCTGCTGTTTCCTAATGCTGACCCTGGCTGGGGGCGTCGCCTGCGTGACGAGAATGCTCCGTAATCCCAGAG aATGTGTTCAAAGCAGCCAGCAGCCAGA GCCCAGGGATCCCCAGCTTCATATTTG GGAAAGAAGATTCAGTGATAATTTCTGCATCATCCGACCCCCACTTCCTCTATCTGAGGTCACGTCTGGAACGGCACTCAAGCGGCTGGACAGTTGTTCTGCTGACAATGATGTGTCCTGTGTTGACAGCGATTTACAGAATCAG ACCCTTGAGATCACCATTTGA
- the tmc6b gene encoding transmembrane channel-like protein 6b — translation MARNVNFDLDPHRLEACLESPVDEVGLHNSFSQLLMEEESQEAIELLERQNELDEEERDRVDDLSSPDEEIWRRREDVEGEEEGRRLLDLPTEERWSSATLRVLSSMPSRTIGRSRGAIISQYYNRTMQLRRRRQSKPSAGHFSRSARPSICGYGVETDDVTDGDRNKRDHLVNNLQNLPASDRVRMLRAMPLSVAEKNDLRQLVGQRIQRSNHSQRSCCSHLKLNIIIALRHSWYSWLSFLNSLQLWQVALKKVSGRFGTGVLSYFLFVKTLLFFNLFLFLVTGLFLALPQAIHPPSVPPGRVSFSGLELLTGGGYFSESVMYYGYYSNYTVTRNCSSSNSSVIKTSQPSHSLSSRTMEPHCHNNIKLSYNIPLAYFFTIGMAFFITCIILVYSMSKSFGRSFRIDKSHGILAMKVFCSWDFKVIKKASVKLRSENISTQLKELLAETNQKPGQKSVCQKAGRVTVHGVAWLICVGGVLGCVLAIHFFSEHMYQDMQSRVNSTGPGSPLVTEASLLALPVVVSLFNLLLPGLFNAAAWMEEYDSPSVRAYVSISRNLMLKTSVLGVLCYRWLGRIAAEPEKVGLNCWETFVGQELYRFLLMDFIFTILDTFFGEFLWRLFSQKALKRKRKPVFDIARNVLELIYGQTLAWLGVLFSPLLPAVQIIKLLLLFYIKQASVMMNCQSPRKPYRASQMTTIFITLLCFPSFLGAAVCVTYTMWSIRPSLSCGPFRSLANMCQSGKLWVQELESHNPNLSWLTWAHSYLVENPLFLFLAAGAFMIVIYFHSQVVDGQRKIISLLQEQIENEGEDKKFLITRLQAIHEQKRPISRRKLTSQVSQDSNC, via the exons ATGGCACGCAACGTGAACTTTGACCTGGATCCACACCGCCTGGAGGCCTGTCTAGA GAGCCCAGTAGATGAGGTTGGGCTCCATAACTCCTTTAGTCAGCTGTTAATGGAGGAGGAGAGCCAGGAAGCCATCGAGCTGCTGGAGCGACAGAATGAACTGGATGAGGAGGAACGAG ACCGCGTGGACGACCTGTCCAGTCCAGATGAGGAGATATGGCGTAGGAGAGAGGatgtggagggggaggaggagggcagGAGGCTGTTAGACCTCCCTACGGAAGAACGCTGGTCCTCAGCCACCCTCCGAGTTCTCTCCTCCATGCCCAGCCGCACCATCG GTCGTAGCCGAGGAGCCATCATCTCCCAGTACTACAACAGGACCATGCAGCTGAGGAGGCGCCGGCAGAGCAAGCCCTCCGCCGGACACTTCTCCCGGTCCGCACGGCCCAGCATCTGTGGTTACGGCGTGGAAACCGACGACGTCACGGATGGAGACA GAAATAAGCGGGACCACCTGGTCAACAACCTCCAGAACCTGCCTGCCAGCGACCGAGTCCGGATGCTTCGAGCCATGCCTCTGTCTGTGGCGGAGAAGAACGACCTCCG gCAGTTGGTCGGTCAGCGGATTCAACGCTCAAATCACAGTCAGAGATCCTGCTGCAGCCATCTCAAATTGAACATCATCAtc gcTCTGAGACATAGCTGGTACAGCTGGCTGTCCTTTCTGAACTCTCTGCAGCTGTGGCAG GTGGCGCTGAAGAAGGTGAGCGGTCGCTTCGGCACGGGTGTCCTGTCCTACTTCCTGTTTGTCAAGACCCTCCTCTTCTTcaacctcttcctcttcctggtCACGGGTTTGTTCCTGGCGCTGCCGCAGGCTATCCACCCGCCCAGCGTACCCCCGGGCCGAGTGTCCTTCTCTGGGCTGGAGCTTCTCACCGGAGGG ggCTATTTCTCAGAGTCGGTGATGTATTATGGTTACTATAGTAACTACACAGTGACTAGAAACTGCAGCAGTAGTAACAGCAGCGTAATCAAGACATCCCAGCCCAGCCACTCTCTGTCCAGCAGGACCATGGAGCCCCACTGTCACAATAACATCAAGCTGTCCTATAACATTCCCCTGGCCTACTTCTTCACCATTGGAATGGCCTTCTTCATCACCTGCATCATCCTCGTCTacag CATGTCCAAGTCGTTTGGTCGGAGTTTCCGCATTGACAAGTCCCACGGGATCCTGGCCATGAAGGTGTTCTGCTCCTGGGACTTCAAGGTCATCAAGAAGGCCTCGGTCAAACTGCGCTCTGAGAACATCTCGACCCAGCTGAAG GAATTGCTGGCGGAGACGAATCAAAAGCCGGGCCAGAAGTCGGTGTGCCAGAAGGCGGGTCGCGTGACGGTGCACGGCGTGGCATGGCTCATCTGTGTGGGTGGTGTTCTGGGCTGCGTCCTGGCCATACACTTCTTCTCTGAACACATGTACCAG GACATGCAGAGCCGGGTCAACAGTACCGGGCCGGGGAGCCCGTTGGTGACGGAGGCCAGCCTGTTGGCACTGCCCGTGGTGGTGTCCCTGTTCAACCTGTTGCTGCCTGGCCTCTTCAACGCCGCCGCCTGGATGGAGGAGTACGACTCGCCCAGCGTGCGCGCCTACGTCTCCATCAGCAG aaacCTGATGTTGAAGACTAGTGTTCTGGGGGTTCTGTGTTATCGCTGGCTGGGCCGCATCGCCGCAGAACCGGAGAAAGTCGGCCTGAATTGCTGGGAGACGTTTGTAGGACAGGAACTCTACCGCTTCCTGCTCATGGACTTCATCTTCACCATCCTGGACACCTTCTTCGGGGAGTTCCTTTGGAG GTTGTTCTCTCAGAAGGCgctgaagaggaagagaaagccAGTGTTTGACATCGCCAGGAATGTTCTGGAACTCATCTACGGACAGACACTGGCGTG GTTGGGTGTTCTGTTCAGCCCCCTGCTTCCAGCCGTTCAGATCATCAAACTGCTGCTCCTGTTCTACATCAAACAG GCCAGTGTGATGATGAACTGTCAGTCTCCCAGGAAACCCTACAGAGCCAGTCAGATGACCACCATCTTCATCACCCTGCTCTGCTTCCCTTCCTTCCTGGGGGCCGCAGTGTGTGTTACGTACACCATGTGGAG cATCCGTCCATCGCTGTCCTGCGGCCCGTTCCGCAGCCTCGCCAACATGTGTCAGTCTGGGAAGCTGTGGGTGCAGGAGCTGGAGAGTCACAACCCCAACCTGTCCTGGCTGACCTGGGCCCACAGCTACCTGGTGGAGAACCCGCTCTTCCTCTTCCTGGCCGCAGGGGCATTCAT GATAGTCATCTACTTCCACAGTCAGGTGGTGGACGGACAGAGGAAGATCATCAGTCTGCTTCAGGAGCAGATCGAGAAC GAAGGTGAGGATAAGAAGTTCCTGATCACTCGTCTCCAGGCCATCCATGAGCAGAAACGGCCCATTTCTCGTCGCAAACTTACCAGCCAAGTCAGTCAG
- the LOC105012023 gene encoding carcinoembryonic antigen-related cell adhesion molecule 5 isoform X3, whose translation MARRAGRTYLVKEEQGLHLLSILVLAGLVSAVDKAYLKSVVVFQCKSPGSPAPIAFELLKDGSPVKTRVVPDNDQEAVFRLKISETSEGSYQCRVTTGGTINHSGMIHLQVIILVSGAHVTSDPQPPVLYEGSRLTLSCDVRAGSHLSYTWFHNRQEVTSLPTSPLNPRLLLGNTLIVENVTAEHAGNYYCIARTMLMDRRFSSSSEVNIKVKAHLSVPQISFTISKEGSSYRCNVTCRSSRGTPPVTFRLLLDNVEVGSEVSGESLVAWFPVPVVPGQDMGVLLCRVENDAQLLTSEPLTLEVVPVGGSVTVDIEYLYRFDSKMSAARLQCHLSFGTFPSFSWSLNGSLLFGCCEGSTSHALADAGRTLLLAEITPENSGYYRCRTKDSYDNASAWVESEPVLVQITEVTMATIEVIAIVFCCFLMLTLAGGVACVTRMLRNPRECVQSSQQPEPRDPQLHIWERRFSDNFCIIRPPLPLSEVTSGTALKRLDSCSADNDVSCVDSDLQNQTLEITI comes from the exons ATGGCGCGCCGTGCAGGAAGAACTTACCTTGTAAAGGAGGAACAAGGACTTCATTTACTCTCCATTTTAG TTTTGGCTGGTCTGGTCTCTGCAGTGG ACAAGGCCTACCTGAAGTCCGTGGTGGTGTTCCAGTGTAAGTCGCCTGGGTCGCCGGCGCCAATCGCATTCGAGCTCCTGAAGGACGGAAGCCCAGTCAAAACGAGGGTCGTCCCAGACAACGACCAGGAAGCGGTGTTTCGCCTGAAGATCTCTGAGACGTCAGAGGGATCGTACCAATGCAGAGTCACGACAGGGGGGACCATAAACCACAGTGGAATGATCCATCTGCAAGTAATCA TTCTGGTCTCAGGCGCCCATGTGACATCTGACCCTCAGCCCCCTGTCCTCTACGAGGGGTCACGGCTCACCCTCAGCTGTGATGTCAGAGCTGGCTCCCACCTCTCCTACACCTGGTTCCACAACCgacaggaagtgacatcatTGCCAACGTCACCTTTGAACCCGCGCCTGTTGTTGGGAAACACGCTGATTGTGGAGAATGTCAcagcagagcatgctgggaactaTTACTGCATAGCCAGGACCATGTTGATGGACAGAAGGTTCTCCAGCAGCAGTGAGGTCAACATCAAGGTCAAAG ctcACCTCTCTGTACCACAAATCTCCTTCACCATCTCCAAAGAGGGTTCAAGTTACCGTTGCAACGTGACCTGCAGGTCATCCAGAGGAACCCCTCCTGTGACCTTCCGCCTCCTTCTTGACAATGTGGAGGTGGGTTCCGAAGTGTCAGGGGAGTCGCTGGTTGCCTGGTTCCCTGTTCCCGTGGTTCCAGGTCAAGACATGGGCGTGTTGCTTTGCCGGGTAGAAAATGATGCTCAGCTACTGACGagtgagcctctaactctgGAAGTGG TCCCAGTTGGCGGCTCGGTGACAGTCGACATTGAGTATCTCTACCGGTTCGATTCCAAGATGTCCGCCGCTCGTCTCCAGTGCCACCTGAGCTTCGGCACCTTTCCGTCcttctcctggtccctcaacgGCTCGCTCCTCTTCGGCTGCTGCGAGGGAAGCACCTCTCACGCCCTGGCGGATGCCGGGCGGACCCTGCTCCTCGCCGAGATCACCCCAGAGAATTCTGGGTATTACCGGTGCAGGACGAAAGACAGTTACGACAACGCGTCAGCCTGGGTGGAGAGTGAACCTGTCCTGGTGCAGATCACTG AGGTTACCATGGCAACCATAGAGGTCATCGCCATAGTGTTCTGCTGTTTCCTAATGCTGACCCTGGCTGGGGGCGTCGCCTGCGTGACGAGAATGCTCCGTAATCCCAGAG aATGTGTTCAAAGCAGCCAGCAGCCAGA GCCCAGGGATCCCCAGCTTCATATTTG GGAAAGAAGATTCAGTGATAATTTCTGCATCATCCGACCCCCACTTCCTCTATCTGAGGTCACGTCTGGAACGGCACTCAAGCGGCTGGACAGTTGTTCTGCTGACAATGATGTGTCCTGTGTTGACAGCGATTTACAGAATCAG ACCCTTGAGATCACCATTTGA